Below is a window of Macadamia integrifolia cultivar HAES 741 chromosome 8, SCU_Mint_v3, whole genome shotgun sequence DNA.
GGCCCTAAAATGGACAAGGCCGATTAGATTCGACCAAAACCAACTTGACTTGGCCCGATTGATTGACACTCATCCTCATGTTTGGTTAGTATGAATTGGCCTCAAAGATGAAACAACCTTGTAGGTCTCTCTAGTAGACATTACACTCGCTTCACTTGGTTTGAGACATTATAGAGTTGTGCTAAATCAAGAGAGAGAATTTCTAATAGGTTAGATGAATTCCTTCAGTAGATTCTATGAAGGAGGATGGATTAAGAATTCTGTAACTGACTGAAATTATCTGTATGGATGAAAATAAGAATTCATAGGCTTAGAAAAGGGTCGTGTTAGACAAAGAGGGttgaagagaggaaagagaataaagggGAAGGAGACGTATACCACATAAACAATAGTTACTCTAATGTAGCAAGgttaagaaaagagaaaataaaacatggaagAGACGAGCTAGCTTGTTTTATGTTTATAGTAAATGGTTATGGCCAATATAATATTTTTCAGGATATCCCTTTGATTGACCACATGTTAGTTTCATGGCCACCCCAACCATTTTCTATTGTGACTTTTACTGATAGTTACATCTGTATAGTGTTATTGATGAAGTCATAATCTCAATAGTATTGATGATTCTTTCCAATAACAGTAGTTTCGGTTACTAGTAAACAAGACATAGTAGTAAGGGGGCGGCCACCCCCACTGCCTAGGGGTGTAGAGGGGCGAGTGATTATTGTCTGCCGTGATTGCGGTGGTGTGGCGAGCATCGGATGGTTGAGAAGACATTGACACATACCCCTATGTCCTTTCAGCCATCCAATGCTAGCCCCACCGCCACACTCGTGGCAGAGGATGTTTTCCCCAGATCGAGCTCTCCCGACCAAAATTTTTGGGAGTCAATTTATTCTAGTGGTAATTTTGTACTTTAATTTCGGGGGTTAGGATTTCTCTATATTGTACTGCACAAGATGCTATTTAAGatataaaatataagaaaagaaaagagacatTGCAGATGGTATATTACCCCTTACAAGGATTGACACattctctttaaattttttactcTCTACTCATTAATCATGTGAGCCCTTAGTATTCAAATCGAAAAATACGCCCTCCATTTCTATTACAATCACATATCATCTTATAGGGACTGATCCCACCTCGGTTTCCTATGGAAATTGATGTAGGTTGATATGAtcttgggtcccctcaccttgtaagtcggtttatggggttgagttcttccaagatgTACGGTAACactttccatccaaatatgatatTGGAAATGGACAATGGAGCACCACAACCCAATAATAGAAAATTCCAAGAAAGCAATGAATAATAAAAAGTTTCTTACCAAGACACTGCAAAAACTTAtctcaagaaaaagaagaggattcATATTGACAAGGATTAACAATGAAATTTCATTAACAGAAGAACAGCAAAAATagagagatgaaagaaaaattgataGGATAAAATaaaccccagaagaagagagatcAAGGGCTTCTATCTCTGCTAGGAATTGTGTTGTGCTTCGGTTGCAAGGCCTCAATCTCCTCACACCATCTTCTTTGATCATCTCTACCAAGAGGGACATTGAGAATAAGTTGTGGGCTTCTTTGGTTGTagcaagagaagaaagaagtacATCCAAGTTCCTCTTCACTGGAAAGAACTATTCTCTCATGTTTACTAGGCAATCTGAAGAAAACATCGAAGAAATGGACATTCAATTCTCATGTTGTGACGCCGCTTAGAAGAAATGGACCCCAATTTCCCTCACAAACACATTGtttgaaagaaaaatggaaacttgtatattaTCCCCACATTCAACAAATGATTTCGGCAAAACTTTTCTGGAGGAAGAAAATTCCACAATTGCTTGAGTTGGATAGGCTGTGAGTCCAACACAATTTGGTATCTTGATCACCCAAGTTGTCCtttttaaaatggaaaattgAATTTCACGTGTGCGGCTCCATTTAAAGTTCTTTGATTTATTATCAACTACAACCCTTGCAGCCGATACTTTTAATACGCTATGGACATTTTCCACTGAGAGGTCCTTACAAACAAAGCATATAATCAAGCCTTGAATCTCCACCATGTTAGGAACTTCACAAGATAATGAATCCTCCGACCACTGATCACTTTGAAACCCAAACCACTCCGGAACCTCGTTCCCTTCAAAGACGATGTCACAGACCACATTACGATTGCTACCAATGTCTTTAGATATGTCCTGTCCATGGAATCAATCAAATCATATGTTATGTCAtttataaaaatcatttttttattttatttattttattttttagagagagagagagatacctgaAAGATTCTCTTCTCGATAAAACTTTCCAAACTGCTGCAACCCTCTAAATTTATACTTTCTGCAGATATCAAATCATCTAAGCCCTCAATTTCAGTCAGCCTTTCACACTCTGAAAGATGGAGCATCGCTAGGTGCTTCAAGTTTGACAAATTTGGTAACATTTTCAACTCCTGGCAATTTGATGCATAAAGAGAACGCAAACTTGACGGAAGCATTGGTAGTGATTTGAGTCTCTCGCAATCCCTCACATCCAGAGTTTGGAGATTTGAAAGCTGGCCAATGTTAAAAGAAAGGCTCTGAAAGCAGTTTCTACTTAGATTCAATGACTCCAAAGAGTGTAACATCCAAAACTCATCAGGTATATCACCATCTCTTACATTGCAATCTTTTAGAATAAGTTCCTTGAAGTTCCCCATTCcctttggagaattttcaaataCTTGCCAATTAGAAACATTAAGTGTTTCTAGTAATGACAATAATTTACAAATACCACTGATCGAAAGATTCTCATAACGGTTGCAATGACTTAGATCCAACCTTACAAGTTTCGTAAGTCGAGCAATACTTTCATGGATTTCTTTCAAGCTAAGACAGTCAACGAGGAGTAGTATCTCAAGATTCGGGAGCCCTGAGAAGTCCGGTGTACGGATTAGGTGACTTGAACGAGTAAGATTGAGTTCCTTCAACTTTGTGAGATACTAGAAGAAAACGGAAAAAAAGAGTTTTCACAAATTACatatgattgaaaaaaaaaaaaaaagaagtcaaaacACATATAGGAAAACTCAACGAAATTGTGACGTACCTTGGTTCCCTTCCAAACTTCTTCGAGTTCGCTATATTGCATGTCAAGAATGACAAGGTTTCCCATATTAAAATTATTTGGTATATATTTGAAAGGGAATTGCATCCAACTAACCCAAACTAAGTATCTGAAACATTCCTCGCAAGAAGGTTTCAAATCTATTTCGGTGGTGGCCCATTTCATATCAACTTCTAGTATTCTTAGATTAGGCATCTTAGAAAATCCAGCGATGGACAACCGGTCTGTCCCTGTATGTTCATACCGGTTCAATTTTAATTGAAGGCCTTCAACTGCATCAGTTCCCtgataaaagagagaaattaatAAGATGAGGAAAATGCTAGAAAGTAGAATGTTAAGGGTGATGacaatatgtgtgtgtgtgtgggtcctaaatgaaaatatcaaCAATTTCCATATCTATTTGCAATAATAGCTTAATTAATTTGTATCAGTAATACTTACAGTGAGGTTTGCTAATACATCAATGACATCATCGTTGTCCCACAATCTACTACGACCTCCAGGCTTCCTAGGAGATTGTTTACGAACAATCTCCCTTCCCATATCTCGAATCAAATCATGCATACGTAACAAGTTATCTTCATCAATTGTTATCAGAGACCTCTCTATGAGAAGTTTAATTCCAGCTTCTCCGCCCGCATCACAAGCATCTAGAATTGTAATGACAACACTTTTGTTCTTTCCAATGAAAAAACATGATATATCAAGGAATATGGTCTTGTCGAAATCATCTAACCCGTTGTAACTTATTTCAagtttttccaaaatctgaCCATTGGGTATCTTTCTTAAtttcttcaattcatttttccaCTCAACTTGACTTTTTTTCCATAGATgagaacccaaaaccttaagagCTAATGGAAGGCCACCTGCATAAAGTATTACATCATTTGAGAGCTGCTCATAGTTTTCTAATGGATGATTTTGTTGAAAGGCGTGGTGACTGAAAAGTTCAAGGGATTCATATTGATTCATTGTCTCGACCAAATATTTTTCATCCACCTCCAGCTTATCTAGCAAATGTTTGTCTCTAGTTGTTACGATGATTCGACTTCCCGGACAAAGCCAACCATGCCTTCCAACCAATTTACAAAATTGTTCCATTTtctccacatcatcaagaacaatAAGAACTCTTTTACAGTACAGATGCTTTTTGATAATAATGATTCCTTGGTCCTCATTGTATATGTCTTCGACCTTTCTCTTGAAGACATCAGAGAGAAGTTGTTCTTGTAAGAAAGCTACTCCGTTATGTTGACTTGAAACCTCTCTAACATTAGCAAGAAAGCTGCTaccttcaaaatttttaaacatGTCATTAAAAAGAGCTTTTGCTATAGTTGTCTTACCTATTCCACCAGGGCCATATATCCCTATGATGCGAACAACATTCAATTCGCCATCATTTAGTAAAACACCTATGCGCTCAATGTGGGAGTCTAACCCAATTGGATGTTCTGCAACATGCAAGCATGTTTGGTTCACTATACTCAACACTTTATCAACAATTTTCTTTATAAGCTCCGCCTCATGCCTGGCCATTTTGAtacaaacaaagaaataaaaaaaatgcacaATAAAACTTTAACTACTAAATCAATAAGGTTGCAACCATAAGGAAGCATTATTTAAATTTGACTACGCTTAGTTAAGGTATTAGTAATAttggaaaagtattttggtTTAACTCAGACCATGCTGATTACAATAGATGGGAGTTTTCATCTATATGGAGGGTTGATTTGGCATATCCAAATTATGGCCACAAGGTTTTTCTCCCAatgctcaatccttttttttttttttttttgagcttatAATCAACCCttgaattttggaaaaaaacttttatgtgttttttttttttaatgatggaTATCCAAGtctttggcttgactagtcccacaGACTTATACCAATCATTTAACTTTTACTGAAAGCAGtgagagcactaaacaccccgtgcgAGTGACCCCAAAGAGATAGGAGGAGTCAAACTGAGAACCACACAATTCCTGAGGCGAAGATCCCTTACCAACTCAACTGTCCCTTGAAATTCCCTCATCTCCTCCTTAAAATGCTCTTCATATCCCTTAAATGCCTCTGCATAAGTGTTACTCCATCATCAGATGGATCCACCTTGTAGAAAACAACCTTTTTATTTGTCAAGTCACAATTCCAATATCCTTTTCTCAGCCGCTTCCCTAGAAGGCAGGGAACCGGGAGGGgttttggttggggggggggggtgcctATTCTCtcaattgataaaaaaaaatctgggcTCTAAAAGCTGGAATTGTTGGTCAGCTAGTTCGACAAAAAATGGGTTTCGAGATTCTATTAGAAGGCTTATGGGTGGTGGGTCAATCAGCTTGACCAACTAAACATTGAATTTTATTACAATGgtatatatagttatcattaTAAAATCTCACTAATCAATTAAAATTTCGATATAcaacaattttaaaattcaacaaAAATTTCTATAGAAATTAGGTTCCATCATGCCAAGATCCTAATTTCCTTTCATCTATCACAGTTAATTTGGATCCAAAACTCACATATATATGTAGAATAGCATTCCTATGTATTATTAAAAGAGTTTTATCCGGATtaaattatttctttcaaaaataaattaaatcatggttttaagtatcagtatGGTACCAATGTCTTGTTACCCGCCACCCAATACAGATCGAGTGGATGCCTGAATCCACCAATCTGTACTAacatcaaaatttggtgtcAGCTAATACCCATATTGGTACTTATAattgagtgtggatcaggttttgTATCAAAACCATTCTCACTCGTAATGGTCTGATCCACACAGATAGAATTCAGCACAAAAGTTTTTTcttgggtggattccatctTTGTGAATCAGTACTGTATGAAAACTATTCTCATACGAGACTAGGACTGGGATTGGGACTGATCCACTCACTCTCTTTATAACTATATATGGGTTCAATACAAATGAAAGCTCTCACATGGAAGGCTGCTACACAAGTGAAGAGAGACTTACCCATTTGCAAAATTTCTTTGATCATACCCAGCCAAATCTGCAGCTTTTTTGAGAGCATCCCTCCACTTCTTCACCTTTGCCATCTCCTTCTTGAAACGCTCTTCGTGTCCTTTAAATGCCTTCTTATAAGTGTTAGTCTGTTTCCTGACATCCGATGGATCCACCTTGAAGAAAACAGGCAGAACCTCTTCCATTCGACCATTTTTTCTGCATTCAAGGATTTTCACCAGCTCACTTAGGCACCAGGTGGAAGAAGCATAATTCTGGGAGAAGACGATAATGGCAATCCTAGAACCTTCGATAGCTTTCATCAATTCTGAAGAAATatcccttcctctttttagcTCTTCGTTGTCTCTAAAGATGCGAATCCCATCCCGGACCAAGTCTTTATAGAGATGATCTGTGAAGTTCTTGCGAGTGTCTTGACCACAAAAACTCAAAAACACATCATAATTCCAACGacgggaggaggaagaagaggcacCTCTGTAGGTGTTCATCTTATTGGCAGCCATGGACAAAGCACAAGGTCGGATGAACGATGAGATCGAGAGTGGGAAGCAAAGATTAGAGACTACAATGCAATAAGCAAAAGGGAAGACACAGAGAGAGCAGCAGAGACCGCTCACCCTATTTTATAgcctaaggctgtgtttggccATGAACCCTTTTTCTTTCATAGAATTAGAAAGTTCAGGCACTCGTACATTAGATTTACCGCCTACCGCTGCTTCCAGTCTTGCACGCCAAAatccaaatatatatttaaaaagacttttaaaaaatatatattttctttatataaGTCTTTGTCTTTTTAGgatagaaaatatatatcatGTCATCCAAGGGAATCAAATTGACAATTTCGGATTAATTTATAAAGTCATCAAGACTTTTTGTctatttttaatattaatctttgtCATCAACCTGAATTCAAATAGAAAAATTCTGGGAATAAATTATGGTCAGAGCCTACTCAGTAAGactttttcacaattttttatGTAAGTCGGTGTCATTTACGGATAGAAAATAGATAAAGGGTTACTGCTAGTGTTAGGGTCCGGAGAATAAGAACAGATAGTAGCAACGTGGGTCTGTCGTGGGTTCTAGATGTAAAGGGCACATTACcccataaaaatcattttttcatcTCAAAGCTATAATGAGAGTATTGGTATGGTGGGTGTCAATCGATTTGGCCTAACTGGGTTAGTGGTGTAAAATCATTGCACCATGAATGCTCATTTACTTAAATAAGCCTaggtttggggggcatggtacagTTTATGATCGGGTCAATcagtgtcgggctttaatcgagctaccttaaacgggctacGAACCTACTTAAGTCTAAACCGGCTTTAAATGGGCTCCcccctaaaatccttttttaagtGAATTAAATGTCTAGAAATCTTCCATTTGAACATAGTAAAGGTCACCCAAAAACTCTCCACAGttaatcatatatgagatcatggttgtttcttaaaaaaaaaaaaataataaagagagaatatgacaagtaccaGAGTAATTATTCTCCACAAGAATTGCCTGCCCTTCATTCACTCCCTATTAAAACATCTCAAAaaatcctattttattttattacaaagttgGATGTAATACCGTGTTCAATTTTATCtatcatagattttttattacaaagtctttactattattttgtattaatagtggtaaaataggtatttaagCAGTTTTAAAGGGGTCGGGTCAGTTTAAATGACTCGGTTCAAGTGGGCTTCTTAAACGAGTCGGGCCGATCAGGTGCCCGACGGGCTAGTAGCCTACACCGTAGACACCCATTTAATTTAGTACCGACTCAGTAAGactttttcacaatttttatgTAAGTCGGTGTCATTTAAGGATGGAAAATATATATAGGGTTACTGCTAATGTTAGGGTTCGGAGAATAAGAAAAGATAGTAGCAACTTCGGGCGGTCATGGGTTCTAGATGTAAAGGGCACATTACCCCATAAAAttaattttcccataaaaaaaagcTGAATCTCACCCTGAATCAAAGCTATAATGAAGGTATTGGTGTGGTCTATATAatggggtgtcaattggtcgggccTAACTGGGCCTGACGGTGTGAAACTattgcaccgtgaatgcccgtttacttaaatgggtCTAGGTTTGGGAGCCATAGTACGGTTTATGATCGGACCAATCGATGTCGGACTTGAATCGAGCTACCTTAAATGAGCTAATGATAAAAGATGTAAGAGACAAATCATTATCATAAAAAGACAAAACGTAATTAACTTGATAGTTAATATCTTTGAATTTGTCATGTGGCAAAATTTTGTATCCACCCGCACTAGATAGATCATgtattaaatttcttaattgtACTGCTAATAGAGATATCTATTTTTATAAGATAACCTTCGTGTTATATGGCAGTCAGGTTActtacaaatattttttttttcatatgccagaaaaaagaaaaatctcatctcatctcatgGTAGGTGATCATGTATTAAATTTTACACTTGTAAccaaaattttaaaacttggggTTGAGAAAGTTTTCCACTTaataatcaaaattttaaaacttgggatcagtCTCAAGCTGTATTGATCTGATTCAGTTTGAACAGGACTGGACAAAACagatttacccttattttttttaaaaaaatcagttttacGAACCTTTTACCTTCAGATTGTACCATTGGATTAGTATCGAATCGATTGAGACTTGGGATCAGTCTTGACTGATAACGATCATTTTAAAAACCATGCCATTGTAACATTAGTAGTGCATTCATTTCTCTACGCTGCATTCATTAAAGATGTCTAAAAGGTCGGTTGGAGGGTCATATCTATCTCATTTAAATGGATTAGGTGAACATAAAAGGACTCAAATACTAAAAACCAACAACTCCAACCTGCCAGTGATGAATATCTCCTCTTCTCTAGCTCCCTTTAAATCTAAGCTCTCGATCCCCGACGGCTTGtcttatttgtttgctgtgtcTACTTTCTGCCTACTTCAACTAATGGGCTTCAAAAAGATTTTTGTAATTATCGAAAGGATTTTCGGATCTagagatgttgatggaaaaaaattgaatgaaacGATTTGGGAGTCGCATCAATCAAGATAAAATTCTGTGAGAGTCAATTGAGGTGGTTTGGTCACATTCAATGTATTGTAACTTTTGGATGCCCTAATAAGAAAGGGTGATCAAATTCATTTAGATGGAACAAGAAGAGATAGAGGCAAGCCTAGGGCCATCAGCACAGACTCAACCTACGACTAACGAAACCAAAAACGAGGCCTTAATTTACTCGGCATCCATCATCAACTAATCTACTATGTGGTGGGGAAAATCAACATTATCTTCTCTTACCTTATCTTATGTTgtaataaagagagagagagagggtaatCTGGGCATAACCACATGAACTTGGAGCCCATTGGCCAGGACTCAGTAGTCCAGTTAAGGAGGCTTTTCTGAACGGCTCTAAATATCTCCAATGTGGCTTTCCTGGTTGGAGATTTCCACCTGGCCACTTATCTGGTAGGAAAATAATGTACTTTCCAAATATATTGAAGGTATGAACCCATATTGCCCTATCTGTGGACATGATATTGAGGTAATTGAACATGTCTTTTCTTCTGGTAATTTCTTGAGTGACAAAGTGATATAGTAAGGCAAGGTAAATCAGTTCACATGGATGAGGAAGCTCTAGTTATAATTTCTTTCTGAAAATACCTTGGGACTAAAACAAATTATGAGAttccctcaatagtcttctctcccccctctcattcccttttctgactaccctttctttcttaatttaggattttaatttcagtcgttacattattgctatccctttcccctaaggttcatggctagtgtatgtgttggctttgcccctcctagccatagaaccatcaatttattgcttttattttaattgtctccctttccctaaagtcaagtagagtaacccttgtaagagtgactctctagtcaagtagggaagctcatattatgatgcatccctcgggctaagtagagaaacctacttgtgagtctctctctagctttcttccatttcttttactttatttttatttca
It encodes the following:
- the LOC122086424 gene encoding disease resistance protein RUN1-like isoform X2 codes for the protein MAANKMNTYRGASSSSSRRWNYDVFLSFCGQDTRKNFTDHLYKDLVRDGIRIFRDNEELKRGRDISSELMKAIEGSRIAIIVFSQNYASSTWCLSELVKILECRKNGRMEEVLPVFFKVDPSDVRKQTNTYKKAFKGHEERFKKEMAKVKKWRDALKKAADLAGYDQRNFANGHEAELIKKIVDKVLSIVNQTCLHVAEHPIGLDSHIERIGVLLNDGELNVVRIIGIYGPGGIGKTTIAKALFNDMFKNFEGSSFLANVREVSSQHNGVAFLQEQLLSDVFKRKVEDIYNEDQGIIIIKKHLYCKRVLIVLDDVEKMEQFCKLVGRHGWLCPGSRIIVTTRDKHLLDKLEVDEKYLVETMNQYESLELFSHHAFQQNHPLENYEQLSNDVILYAGGLPLALKVLGSHLWKKSQVEWKNELKKLRKIPNGQILEKLEISYNGLDDFDKTIFLDISCFFIGKNKSVVITILDACDAGGEAGIKLLIERSLITIDEDNLLRMHDLIRDMGREIVRKQSPRKPGGRSRLWDNDDVIDVLANLTGTDAVEGLQLKLNRYEHTGTDRLSIAGFSKMPNLRILEVDMKWATTEIDLKPSCEECFRYLVWVSWMQFPFKYIPNNFNMGNLVILDMQYSELEEVWKGTKNLTKLKELNLSNSYYLTHTPDFSGVPNLEKLILKSCESLVEIHESIDRLKNLIILDMQQMTLKEVWTGTKYLTKLKELNLSESPYLTCTPDFSGLLNLEKLILNNCESLSEVHESIACLTKLVNLEIRNCSNLKNLPSDCKMLTEIEGLESLKSTATINLEGCINLESFVKRRIFQDLSKELLGNLNVCDIILSGKEFPEWFGFQSESLSDPFSCKVPPQTHNMDIQGLVICFVCSEITEGIGYYSGARPKTAVLVLKTKNITWRHEIILQFYFKNITCVITIPHCVWKSTAEDDDDDTINVSVERSHSYFDNFVVKKIGVHFFS
- the LOC122086424 gene encoding disease resistance protein RUN1-like isoform X1, producing the protein MAANKMNTYRGASSSSSRRWNYDVFLSFCGQDTRKNFTDHLYKDLVRDGIRIFRDNEELKRGRDISSELMKAIEGSRIAIIVFSQNYASSTWCLSELVKILECRKNGRMEEVLPVFFKVDPSDVRKQTNTYKKAFKGHEERFKKEMAKVKKWRDALKKAADLAGYDQRNFANGHEAELIKKIVDKVLSIVNQTCLHVAEHPIGLDSHIERIGVLLNDGELNVVRIIGIYGPGGIGKTTIAKALFNDMFKNFEGSSFLANVREVSSQHNGVAFLQEQLLSDVFKRKVEDIYNEDQGIIIIKKHLYCKRVLIVLDDVEKMEQFCKLVGRHGWLCPGSRIIVTTRDKHLLDKLEVDEKYLVETMNQYESLELFSHHAFQQNHPLENYEQLSNDVILYAGGLPLALKVLGSHLWKKSQVEWKNELKKLRKIPNGQILEKLEISYNGLDDFDKTIFLDISCFFIGKNKSVVITILDACDAGGEAGIKLLIERSLITIDEDNLLRMHDLIRDMGREIVRKQSPRKPGGRSRLWDNDDVIDVLANLTGTDAVEGLQLKLNRYEHTGTDRLSIAGFSKMPNLRILEVDMKWATTEIDLKPSCEECFRYLVWVSWMQFPFKYIPNNFNMGNLVILDMQYSELEEVWKGTKYLTKLKELNLTRSSHLIRTPDFSGLPNLEILLLVDCLSLKEIHESIARLTKLVRLDLSHCNRYENLSISGICKLLSLLETLNVSNWQVFENSPKGMGNFKELILKDCNVRDGDIPDEFWMLHSLESLNLSRNCFQSLSFNIGQLSNLQTLDVRDCERLKSLPMLPSSLRSLYASNCQELKMLPNLSNLKHLAMLHLSECERLTEIEGLDDLISAESINLEGCSSLESFIEKRIFQDISKDIGSNRNVVCDIVFEGNEVPEWFGFQSDQWSEDSLSCEVPNMVEIQGLIICFVCKDLSVENVHSVLKVSAARVVVDNKSKNFKWSRTREIQFSILKRTTWVIKIPNCVGLTAYPTQAIVEFSSSRKVLPKSFVECGDNIQVSIFLSNNVFVREIGVHFF